GCCGCGACGAGCGCGCCGGCCAGGGCCGCCACGGCGAGCACGGCCGGCCAGGGCAGCGCCTCGCCGAGAAAGGCCATGCAATAGGCGCCGAGCCCGAAGAAGGCGACGGTGGCGAGGGAGACGTAGCGGGTCGGCCCGGAAAACAGCGCCCAGGCGGTCGCCAGCGCCACATACATCAGGATGTTGATGGCGAGCGACTGCCAGTAGGCGTCGAGCACGAGCGGCAGCGGCGCGAGCGCGAGGCCGGCGCCGACGACGGCGAGCGGCGCTTTCAGGTCGTACCTCATCGCGCCGCCCTGCCGAAGAGCCCGGTCGGCCGGATCAGCAGCACGACGAGAAACAGGGCGAAATTGATGGCGAGCGTCAGGCCGGTATCGACAAAGGCGCCGCCGAAGGCCTCCGCCAGGCCGAGGATGAGGCCGGCGGCCAGCGCGCCGAGGAGGTTGCCGACCCCGCCCATGATCACCACGATCAGCGCCTTCATGGTGAAGACCACCCCCATCGCGGCATTGAAGGTGAGGAACATCGAGACGAGCACGCCGGAAGCGCCGACGAGGGCCCCGCCGAGCGCGAAGGCGAAGGCGGCGAAGGCCGCGGTGTCGATGCCGACGAGGCTCGCCGAAGCCGGGCTGGCGGCGACCGCCCGCACCGCGGTGCCGACACGTGTGCGGGTGAGCAGGAGATAGAGCCCCGCGCCGAGGAGAAGCGCGACGAGAGCCGCCAGCAGCCGGTTGGCGGCCATGGTCGTGCCGATGATCTCGACCGGAACGGCCAGATAGGAATAGCTGAAATAGGTGCCGCCGAAGATCACCAGCAGCACGCCCTGCACGACGAAGAGCAGGCCGAAGGTCGCGAGGATCGTATCGACCTCCAGCGCGCCGGCATCGGGCGCGCGGCGCACCAGCGGCGTCATCAGCCAGCGATAGACGAGCCAGTTGACCGCGAACGAGGCCGGCATGACGATGGCCAGCGCCAGGATCGGATTGATGCCGGCCGCGGTGAACAGGACATAGGCGGCAAAGGCGGCGGCGACGGTGAATTCGCCATAGGCGAGATTCATGATCCGCGCGACGCCATATTGCAGCGACAGGCCGATCGCGATCAGCGCATAGATGCCGCCGAGGACGAGGCCGGACAGTACGACATCGACGAGATGCATGGAGAACCCATTGTTGCCGCGGCGGCCCGCGAAGG
This window of the bacterium YEK0313 genome carries:
- the livH_44 gene encoding High-affinity branched-chain amino acid transport system permease protein LivH gives rise to the protein MHLVDVVLSGLVLGGIYALIAIGLSLQYGVARIMNLAYGEFTVAAAFAAYVLFTAAGINPILALAIVMPASFAVNWLVYRWLMTPLVRRAPDAGALEVDTILATFGLLFVVQGVLLVIFGGTYFSYSYLAVPVEIIGTTMAANRLLAALVALLLGAGLYLLLTRTRVGTAVRAVAASPASASLVGIDTAAFAAFAFALGGALVGASGVLVSMFLTFNAAMGVVFTMKALIVVIMGGVGNLLGALAAGLILGLAEAFGGAFVDTGLTLAINFALFLVVLLIRPTGLFGRAAR